The following coding sequences are from one Stigmatopora nigra isolate UIUO_SnigA chromosome 10, RoL_Snig_1.1, whole genome shotgun sequence window:
- the camk1b gene encoding calcium/calmodulin-dependent protein kinase type 1 isoform X3 — protein sequence MQLVSGGELFDRIIEKGFYTEKDASKLIQQILDAVKYLHDMGIVHRDLKPENLLYYSMDEDSKIMISDFGLSKIEGSGSVMSTACGTPGYVAPEVLAQKPYSKAVDCWSIGVIAYILLCGYPPFYDENDAKLFEQILKAEYEFDSPYWDDISDSAKDFIVHLMEKDPNVRYSCEQALQHPWIAGDTALDKNIHESVSEQIKKNFAKSKWKQAFNATAVVRHMRRLQLGTNSDGPNQGSLSSEDQLMLPGEDSQLAESCGEASCSQELEGEGVDPLSNCSYQCHPTSRV from the exons ATGCAATT GGTATCTGGTGGGGAATTGTTTGACCGTATAATAGAGAAAGGCTTCTACACAGAGAAAGATGCCAGTAAGCTAATTCAGCAGATTCTGGATGCTGTCAAATACCTCCATGACATGGGAATCGTGCACAGAGACCTCAAG CCAGAAAATTTGCTCTACTACAGCATGGATGAAGACTCCAAAATCATGATCAGCGATTTTGGTCTGTCTAAAATCGAGGGTTCAGGCAGTGTAATGTCCACAGCTTGTGGAACTCCTGGATATGTTG CCCCTGAGGTTTTGGCACAGAAACCCTACAGTAAAGCAGTGGACTGTTGGTCTATTGGAGTCATAGCCTACATTCT GTTGTGTGGGTACCCTCCATTCTACGACGAGAACGATGCCAAACTGTTCGAGCAGATCCTGAAGGCTGAATACGAGTTTGATTCGCCATACTGGGATGACATCTCAGATTCCG CTAAAGATTTTATAGTCCACTTGATGGAGAAAGACCCCAATGTACGTTACTCTTGCGAGCAGGCCCTGCAGCATCCATG GATTGCTGGAGATACTGCTCTGGACAAGAACATCCATGAGTCTGTCAGTGAACAGATTAAGAAGAATTTTGCCAAAAGCAAATGGAAG CAAGCATTTAATGCCACAGCGGTGGTCCGTCACATGAGGCGTCTTCAGCTCGGCACCAACAGCGACGGACCCAACCAAGGGTCTCTGTCAAGTGAAGATCAACTGATGCTCCCGGGAGAGGACTCTCAACTCGCTG AGTCTTGCGGAGAGGCGAGCTGCTCCCAGGAGTTAGAAGGGGAAGGCGTGGACCCCCTTTCCAACTGTAGCTACCAATGCCACCCGACTAGTCGGGTGTGA
- the ccdc3b gene encoding coiled-coil domain-containing protein 3, giving the protein MWIIACFFLTAASLEWSAGCQLPHDWRPQTEACRAELAEIIVFAKVLALHKEPYNYLPWQSHADLLYSAEIELLCDQAWGSMLEVPAGSRFNVTGLGYFSCYSYSVTPNNNYYFFIKMDENYNMLPHGVNFQDAIFPDTVDNHHMFASLFQFANCTPGTLVHSYTPEWEAQEDSRLLCSTVQKALFEEEEKVSTLSQKVRLLEKANGHLREKVKTMKRLLRQAQRDTTKEQQTLNLKNLYQSKPSRMHPHQDTTQGQKETPPKRPLSKKLRSDFSA; this is encoded by the exons ATGTGGATTATCGCGTGTTTTTTCCTGACTGCGGCGAGTCTGGAGTGGAGCGCCGGGTGCCAGCTGCCCCACGACTGGAGACCCCAGACGGAGGCGTGCCGCGCCGAGCTGGCTGAGATCATCGTTTTTGCCAAGGTGCTGGCCCTGCATAAGGAGCCGTACAACTACCTGCCGTGGCAAAGCCACGCTGACCTGCTCTACTCCGCCGAAATCGAGCTCTTGTGCGATCAAGCGTGGGGGAGCATGCTCGAGGTCCCTGCCGGCTCCAGGTTTAACGTCACCGGCCTGGGTTACTTCTCCTGCTACTCCTACAGCGTGACGCCGAATAACAATTACTACTTCTTCATAAA GATGGATGAAAACTACAATATGCTACCCCATGGAGTGAACTTCCAGGATGCCATCTTTCCAGACACAGTGGACAACCATCACATGTTTGCCAGCCTATTCCAGTTTGCCAACTGCACACCCGGTACTCTGGTCCATAGCTACACCCCCGAGTGGGAGGCTCAAGAGGATAGCAGG TTGTTGTGCTCCACGGTGCAGAAGGCTCTGttcgaggaggaggagaaggtgaGCACGCTATCTCAAAAGGTACGCTTGCTGGAGAAGGCCAATGGCCACCTCAGGGAGAAGGTGAAGACCATGAAACGTCTGCTGCGACAGGCCCAACGAGACACGACCAAAGAGCAACAAACGCTCAACCTAAAGAATCTCTACCAATCAAAGCCATCCCGAATGCATCCTCACCAGGACACTACCCAGGGGCAGAAGGAGACCCCCCCAAAGAGGCCGCTGTCGAAAAAGTTAAGATCTGACTTCAGTGCATAA
- the vamp3 gene encoding vesicle-associated membrane protein 3, whose protein sequence is MSGSVPEGSGAGSSNKRLQQTQAQVDEVVDIMRVNVDKVLERDQKLSELDDRADALQAGASQFETSAAKLKRKYWWKNCKMWAILIAVLLIIVVIIIIWSKS, encoded by the exons AT GTCAGGCTCAGTTCCAGAAGGGTCGGGTGCAGGGTCGAGCAACAAGCGTTTGCAGCAGACCCAAGCCCAGGTCGATGAG GTGGTGGATATTATGCGTGTGAATGTGGACAAAGTGCTAGAGCGTGACCAGAAATTATCGGAACTGGACGATCGAGCCGATGCACTTCAAGCCGGTGCATCCCAATTTGAAACCAGTGCTGCAAAGCTCAAGAGGAAGTACTGGTggaaaaactgcaag atGTGGGCTATCCTGATAGCTGTCCTCCTGATCATAGTAGTCATCATTATTA TCTGGTCTAAATCATAA